In one Solanum dulcamara chromosome 1, daSolDulc1.2, whole genome shotgun sequence genomic region, the following are encoded:
- the LOC129883468 gene encoding protein GFS12 isoform X4, whose product MGREMCFECLQRRIQSDFSDQLIFCCGLSDSPLPFGSTAVVQPSSSNGEGLPQFLLMYMPLHKDSCLANYIDQHHLEDLDQHHLEDLEARTNSGSGCAVPVTIDQVKAEVSVGLSSDKTSSLETRSSESEDLQNGGRHKSLYGLGCQNVTCNFSGTFSCFRTLPALAPVARIGISSSSLVEGIVSEFLSGSLEDHILNSLTLMIEGKRSGLESVNFLSLVGIPSFGEEQLPGCIRHPNISPTLGMLKNSGQLNLLLPKMPHTLENILHFSPGALKSDWHMRYLLFQLLSGLAYMHGLGVPHGNICPSSISLVDSLWCWLPICSKFLQSSVSISKIEGSRDSGVSCCFDGCPLQSLYADLSLSQSTDWYSSFKHWWRGEISNFEYLLILNQLAGRRWGDNTFYIVMPWVIDFSVKPDENNDTGWRDLTKSKWRLAKGDEQLDFTYSTSEIPHHISDECLSELAVCSYKARRLPLTVLRLAVRSVYEPNEYPSTMQRLYQWTPDECIPEFYCDPQIFYSVHSGMSDLAIPSWAGTPEEFVKLHRDALESDRVSHQLHHWIDITFGYKLCGDAAVAAKNVMLPSSAPTKPKSVGRRQLFTKPHHRRLAKTSEAEMNQLPTSDVTEQALAFETSFLHELEAAAAFSEHAPHLDPIYNLHPDVHEELDSPRKGLSTKTLENITSRKTGSSINTVMPSVVDGNYLIKNIEVVDDVSAGYQALLLWKQKCSHSHIYSKDVANDIFAVGCILAELHLRRPLFDPTSLDAYLESGVLPALVKQLPPDTQVVVESCIQKDWRGRPTAKCLLDSPYFLATIKSSYLFLAPLQLIAKDESRLHYAAAFAQQGALKAMGTFAAEMCAPNCLKLVLNPLSDSEAEWGCIVLTEFLRCLNPEAVKKLVIPAIQKILQGTGPSHLKVSLLQGSFVLDIWNKIGKQAYVETIHPFVVLNLHGTPCKNSAAPASVLLIGSSEELGIPITVHQTILPLLHCFGKGLSDDGIDVLVRIGSLFGEDFIVKQILPLLRIVILSCIDNSFANKHETAQSWSALALIDTLMTLDGLTAFLTREVLVKELVEDGKFLYLQILMQTNLGIQVVEGAARSLLALCQQIGSDLTALHVLPKLRQLFDELAFSQEKAGHSSIKGGSLRGPNTKWEDENKITSRLDLVMLLYPSFASLLGIEKLRQCCATWLLLEQFLLRRYNWKWESAGESSRSGPSSIYARKPSHGESLTSNCTPDKMLLNGLGWSTPQSQGKRGTKPPMINRHPSSQHQDSADRNARGSDFSRIEPWYWFPSPAANWSGPDFIGRPGGSKDELPWKIKASVLHSVRAHQGVLRSIAVCQDECNLFTAGVAPGFKGTVQKWELSRIVSISGYYGHEEVVNDISLLASSGRVASCDGTVHVWNGQTGKLISVFAEFSTSSVHHTSSLPKASKLNVEQANMLHFNPLSGGILNTDGNLYTSMYYSEYLDNIVVGTGNGSLRFIDVRQGQKLHLWRCEATESNFPSLISSICSCASTKQQYGNPQYPSWVAVGQSSGYCRLFDVRSGKIISSWQAHDGFVTKIATPEEHLLVSSSLDRTLRIWDLRRLLWRYALILSLAIWRN is encoded by the exons atggGAAGAGAAATGTGCTTTGAGTGTTTACAACGTCGAATTCAATCAGATTTCTCTGACCAACTTATTTTCTGTTGTGGTCTTTCTGATTCTCCTCTTCCCTTTGGTTCTACTGCTGTTGTTCAG CCATCAAGTTCAAATGGAGAAGGGTTGCCACAGTTTCTGCTGATGTATATGCCTCTTCATAAAGATAGTTGCTTGGCTAATTACAT TGATCAGCATCATTTGGAAGATCTTGATCAGCATCATTTGGAAGATCTTGAAGCCAGAACGAATAGTGGCAGTGGGTGTGCAGTCCCGGTGACAATTGATCAGGTTAAAGCTGAGGTCAGTGTTGGACTTTCCAGTGATAAAACTTCTTCATTAGAAACTAGATCATCTGAAAGTGAAGATTTGCAGAATGGTGGCAGACATAAATCCCTGTATGGCTTAGGGTGTCAAAATGTGACCTGTAACTTTTCTGGTACATTTTCTTGCTTTAGGACACTGCCTGCCCTGGCTCCAGTTGCTCGGATTGggatttcttcatcttcattagTTGAAGGTATTGTTTCAGAGTTCTTGTCTGGATCccttgaagatcatattttaaattctcTAACTCTCATGATAGAAGGTAAAAGATCAGGATTAGAGAGTGTGAACTTTCTTAGTTTAGTGGGGATTCCTTCATTTGGTGAAGAGCAACTTCCTGGCTGCATAAGGCATCCAAACATTTCTCCAACTTTGGGAATGCTAAAAAATTCTGGTCAACTTAATTTGTTGCTTCCAAAAATGCCACATACCTTGGAAAACATTCTTCACTTTAGCCCTGGTGCCTTAAAGTCTGACTGGCATATGCGATATTTACTCTTCCAGCTACTATCAGGGTTGGCGTACATGCATGGTTTAGGTGTTCCCCATGGTAATATCTGTCCATCCAGTATATCATTGGTTGATTCCTTATGGTGTTGGCTACCCATTTGTAGTAAGTTCCTCCAGAGTTCtgtttcaatttccaaaataGAGGGTAGTCGTGATTCAGGAGTTAGTTGCTGTTTTGATGGGTGCCCTTTACAAAGTCTTTATGCTGATCTAAGCCTCTCCCAGTCTACAGATTGGTATTCTAGCTTTAAACATTGGTGGAGGGGTGAAATAAGTAACTTTGAATATCTGTTAATCTTAAACCAATTAGCAGGGAGAAGGTGGGGTGATAATACCTTTTATATTGTAATGCCATGGGTCATAGATTTTAGTGTGAAACCTGATGAGAATAATGACACTGGATGGAGAGATTTAACTAAGAGCAAATGGCGGCTGGCAAAGGGTGACGAGCAATTAGACTTCACATATTCAACATCTGAAATTCCTCATCATATATCAGATGAGTGCCTGTCTGAGCTGGCTGTCTGCAGTTATAAGGCGAGGAGGTTGCCTTTGACTGTTCTGAGGTTGGCTGTTCGTTCAGTTTATGAACCAAATGAATATCCTTCTACTATGCAAAGACTATATCAATGGACACCAGATGAGTGCATTCCGGAATTTTATTGTGATCCCCAGATATTTTATTCTGTACATTCTGGGATGTCTGATTTGGCTATTCCTTCATGGGCTGGCACTCCTGAGGAGTTCGTCAAGTTGCATAGAGATGCTTTAGAAAGCGATAGGGTATCACACCAACTACATCATTGGATTGATATCACTTTTGGCTACAAATTGTGCGGTGATGCTGCTGTTGCTGCCAAAAATGTTATGCTGCCCTCATCTGCTCCTACAAAACCGAAGTCAGTGGGACGCCGTCAACTTTTCACTAAACCACATCATCGGCGGCTTGCCAAGACCAGTGAAGCAGAAATGAATCAGCTCCCAACAAGTGATGTGACTGAGCAAGCTTTGGCTTTTGAAACTTCATTCCTGCATGAATTGGAAGCAGCAGCTGCATTTTCTGAGCATGCACCTCATTTGGATCCTATCTACAACTTGCATCCAGATGTTCATGAAGAGCTTGACTCACCTAGGAAAGGCCTATCAACTAAGACATTAGAAAATATTACGTCCAGAAAAACTGGCTCTAGTATCAATACTGTCATGCCATCTGTTGTTGATGGGAATTACCTTATCAAGAATATTGAAGTGGTTGATGATGTATCTGCGGGATATCAAGCACTATTGCTTTGGAAACAGAAATGTTCCCATTCACACATTTATTCTAAAGATGTTGCTAATGATATCTTTGCAGTTGGCTGCATCTTAGCAGAACTCCACTTGAGAAGGCCACTTTTTGATCCAACCTCTTTGGATGCGTACTTAGAGAGCGGTGTCTTACCTGCTTTAGTAAAACAGCTTCCCCCTGACACTCAAGTTGTTGTTGAATCCTGCATCCAAAAGGATTGGAGGGG gAGGCCTACTGCCAAATGTCTTTTGGACTCTCCTTATTTTCTAGCAACAATCAAGTCATCCTATTTGTTTCTTGCCCCCCTTCAACTTATAGCAAAAGATGAATCACGACTTCATTATGCTGCAGCTTTTGCTCAACAAGGAGCCTTGAAAGCAATGGGAACATTTGCTGCCGAAATGTGTGCTCCTAACTGTTTGAAATTAGTCTTGAATCCTTTATCAGATTCGGAAGCTGAATGGGGTTGCATAGTACTTACAGAATTTTTGAGGTGTCTGAATCCAGAAGCTGTAAAGAAGTTGGTCATACCTGCTATCCAGAAGATTCTTCAG GGGACTGGTCCTTCACAtttgaaggtttctcttctccaaGGTTCCTTTGTGCTGGATATATGGAACAAGATTGGTAAACAAGCGTATGTGGAGACTATACACCCATTTGTGGTATTAAACTTACACGGTACTCCTTGCAAGAACTCTGCGGCTCCTGCTTCTGTCCTGTTGATTGGGTCTAGTGAGGAACTTGGTATTCCAATTACTGTTCATCAG ACAATTTTACCTCTCCTTCACTGCTTTGGCAAGGGGCTCAGTGATGATGGAATTGATGTCTTAGTTAGAATTG GTAGTCTTTTTGGAGAAGATTTCATAGTCAAACAGATTCTACCATTGCTAAGAATTGTCATTCTTTCGTGCATTGACAATTCATTTGCAAATAAGCATGAAACTGCACAAAGTTGGAGTGCTTTGGCCTTAATTGACACTCTGATGACTTTAGATGGTCTTACTGCTTTTTTGACCAGGGAGGTGCTTGTTAAGGAGCTTGTTGAA GATGGAAAATTCTTATATCTTCAAATTCTCATGCAGACCAACTTGGGAATTCAGGTGGTCGAG GGTGCTGCAAGAAGTCTGCTAGCTCTTTGTCAGCAAATTGGATCAGATTTAACAGCGCTGCACGTCCTTCCAAAACTCAGGCAACTTTTTGATGAGCTTGCATTCTCCCAGGAGAAAGCAGGTCATTCTAGCATCAAAGGAGGAAGCCTTCGAGGTCCCAACACCAAGTGGGAGGATGAGAACAAAATTACAAGCCGTTTGGACCTTGT GATGCTTTTATATCCATCATTTGCGTCTCTTCTTGGTATAGAGAAGCTTCGCCAATGTTGTGCCACATGGTTGCTACTAGAGCAGTTTCTTCTGCGCCGTTATAACTGGAAG TGGGAATCCGCAGGGGAATCTTCTCGAAGTGGTCCATCTAGTATATATGCTAGAAAGCCGAGTCATGGCGAGAGCTTAACATCTAACTGTACTCCAGATAAGATGTTGCTGAATGGGTTAGGGTGGTCAACGCCTCAATCACAAGGAAAAAGGGGTACCAAACCTCCTATGATAAACAGACATCCGTCTAGCCAACATCAGGATTCTGCTGATAGGAATGCAAGAGGCTCAGATTTTAGCAGGATTGAGCCCTGGTATTGGTTCCCCAGTCCAGCTGCTAATTGGAGTGGCCCTGATTTTATTGGCCGTCCTGGTGGTTCAAAGGATGAACTTCCATGGAAAATCAAAGCATCAGTTCTGCACTCTGTTCGAGCACATCAAGGAGTGCTAAGGTCTATAGCAGTCTGCCAAGATGAATGCAATCTTTTCACTGCTGGAGTTGCTCCAGGATTCAAAGGAACTGTTCAAAAGTGGGAGTTGTCAAGAATTGTTTCTATATCTGGTTATTATGGCCATGAGGAG GTTGTGAATGACATTTCTCTTTTGGCATCAAGTGGAAGGGTAGCTTCCTGTGATGGGACAGTACATGTATGGAATGGCCAAACGGGGAAGCTGATATCTGTGTTTGCAGAGTTTTCTACAAGCTCTGTGCATCATACAAGCTCTTTGCCAAAAGCTTCAAAGTTGAATGTGGAACAGGCTAATATGCTACATTTTAATCCATTGTCAGGTGGAATATTGAACACTGATGGTAATTTGTACACCAGTATGTATTACTCAGAATATCTGGACAATATTGTTGTGGGTACTGGAAATGGCTCTCTCAG ATTCATTGATGTCAGACAAGGTCAAAAACTTCATTTATGGAGGTGTGAAGCTACCGAATCCAATTTTCCTTCACTGATTTCATCCATATGTTCATGTGCTTCGACTAAACAGCAATACGGAAATCCTCAATATCCATCTTGGGTTGCTGTTGGGCAAAGTTCTGGGTATTGCAGGCTATTTGATGTGAGGAGTGGCAAAATTATTTCCTCATGGCAAGCTCATGATGGTTTTGTCACTAAG ATAGCCACACCGGAAGAGCATTTGCTGGTTTCAAGCTCTCTTGACCGCACCTTAAGGATTTGGGACTTGAGAAGGTTACTTTGGCGTTATGCATTAATCTTAAGCTTAGCAATATGGAGAAACTAA